One window of Ziziphus jujuba cultivar Dongzao chromosome 5, ASM3175591v1 genomic DNA carries:
- the LOC107421712 gene encoding very-long-chain aldehyde decarbonylase CER1, with the protein MASKPGILSDWPWKPLGSFKYMILAPWAIQNTYSYMFKADEKERDLFHFLILPLLLLRFLHNQIWITLSRYRTTKGNNRILDRGLEFDQVDRERNWDDQILLNGILLYVVSKTVKRASNLPLWRADGVVITILLHVGPVEFLYYWLHRALHHHFLYSRYHSHHHSSIVTEPITSVIHPFAEHLAYFVLFATPILTTLFTGTVSIASYTGYITFIDFMNNMGHCNFELVPIWLFSIFPPLKYLMYTPSFHSLHHTQFRTNYSLFMPIYDYIYGTMDKSSDSLYETSLKREEEVPDVVHLTHLTTPESIYHLRLGFASLASKPHTSSIWYLWLMWPVTMWTMMLAWIYGRTFVVERHRFDKLRLQTWSIPKYKFQYSLQWQNQFINGLIEEAILEAEEKGVKVLSLGLLNQSEELNRYGRLYVEKNPKLKVKLVDGSSLAVAVVLNNIPKGTTQVLLRGKLTKVAYALALALCQKGIQVATVNEDEYLKLNKSLTANLSCASKLVLSKCSSQKIWLVGDELSDEEQLKASKGTTFIPFSQFPPKKLRKDCFYHYTPAMVPPTSLENLHSCENWLPRRVMSAWRIAGMVHALEGWNEHECGNNDTISNNIEKIWEAALQHGFQPIMNFN; encoded by the exons TACATGATATTGGCACCATGGGCGATTCAGAACACATACTCATACATGTTTAAAGCggatgagaaagagagagacctGTTTCATTTCCTGATTTTACCACTTCTATTATTGAGATTTCTTCACAACCAGATTTGGATCACTCTTTCTCGTTACCGAACCACCAAAGGTAACAATCGGATCCTAGATAGAGGTCTCGAATTCGACCAAGTTGACAGAGAAAGGAACTG GGACGACCAAATATTgttgaatggaatattgttaTACGTAGTAAGCAAGACAGTGAAACGGGCTTCAAACTTGCCGTTGTGGAGGGCAGATGGAGTGGTCATAACAATTTTGCTTCATGTGGGTCCGGTTGAGTTCCTTTATTACTGGCTCCACAGAGCTCTTCACCACCATTTCCTCTACTCTCGCTATCATTCTCATCACCATTCCTCCATTGTCACCGAGCCCATTACTT CCGTGATTCATCCATTTGCGGAGCACCTAGCGTATTTCGTCCTGTTTGCGACTCCAATTCTGACCACATTGTTCACAGGAACCGTCTCAATAGCATCCTATACTGGTTACATAACTTTCATCGATTTCATGAACAATATGGGTCACTGCAACTTTGAGCTTGTTCCAATCTGGCTCTTCTCTATATTTCCACCTCTCAAGTACCTTATGTATACTCCATC GTTCCACTCtttgcatcacactcaatttcgaACAAATTACTCCTTGTTTATGCCAATCTATGACTACATCTATGGAACAATGGACAAATCTTCGGATTCTCTGTATGAGACTTCACTTAAAAGAGAGGAGGAAGTGCCAGATGTCGTGCATCTAACCCATCTAACAACACCAGAATCGATCTACCATCTGCGGTTGGGATTTGCCTCGTTGGCCTCTAAGCCCCACACATCATCAATATGGTACCTATGGTTAATGTGGCCAGTGACAATGTGGACCATGATGTTGGCTTGGATTTATGGTCGCACTTTTGTGGTTGAGAGGCATCGTTTTGATAAACTCAGATTGCAAACTTGGTCTATTCCCAAATACAAGTTCCAG TACTCCTTGCAATGGCAAAATCAATTTATCAACGGCTTGATTGAGGAAGCCATACTTGAAGCAGAGGAAAAGGGTGTTAAAGTGTTAAGTCTAGGTCTCTTGAACCAG aGTGAGGAGTTGAATAGATACGGAAGGCTTTATGTGGAAAAGAATCCAAAGCTGAAAGTCAAGTTGGTGGATGGAAGTAGCCTAGCAGTGGCTGTAGTTCTAAACAATATACCAAAAGGGACTACCCAAGTTCTTCTTAGAGGCAAACTTACCAAGGTCGCTTACGCCCTTGCCTTGGCTCTGTGCCAAAAGGGTATCCAg GTAGCTACAGTGAATGAGGATGAGTATCTGAAGCTTAACAAATCATTGACTGCCAATTTATCATGTGCAAGTAAATTGGTTCTCTCAAAATGTTCTTCTCAAAAg ATATGGCTAGTGGGAGATGAATTGAGTGATGAAGAGCAGTTAAAGGCTTCGAAGGGAACAACATTTATTCCATTCTCCCAATTCCCACCTAAGAAATTGCGCAAAGACTGCTTCTACCACTACACACCAGCAATGGTTCCTCCTACATCTCTTGAGAATCTACACTCTTGTGAG AATTGGTTGCCAAGAAGGGTGATGAGTGCATGGCGTATAGCAGGGATGGTGCATGCCTTGGAAGGTTGGAATGAACATGAATGTGGTAACAACGACACCATCTCCAACAATATTGAAAAAATCTGGGAAGCAGCTCTTCAACATGGGTTTCAGCCTATCATGAATTTCAACTAA